A window of the Tripterygium wilfordii isolate XIE 37 chromosome 12, ASM1340144v1, whole genome shotgun sequence genome harbors these coding sequences:
- the LOC120010101 gene encoding pseudo histidine-containing phosphotransfer protein 6-like, giving the protein MLVLGADRLRADMSRLLALLFHQGVLDEQFLQLQQLQDESSPNFVSEVVNIYFHESEKLLRNLRALLMERDFSDYKKMGIHLNQFMGSSSSIGANRVRNVCVAFRAASEQNNRAGCLRALELLEHEYCYLKNKLHELFQIEQQRVLAAGVRYPVQN; this is encoded by the exons ATGCTTGTTTTGGGTGCGGATCGCTTACGCGCCGACATGAGTCGTTTACTCGCATTGCTCTTCCACCAG gGAGTATTAGATGAACAGTTCTTGCAGCTGCAGCAGCTTCAAGATGAGAGCTCTCCAAACTTTGTATCTGAGGTTGTCAACATTTACTTCCACGAATCTGAGAAGCTCTTGAGGAATCTCAGAGCATTAtt GATGGAGAGAGATTTCTCGGACTACAAGAAAATGGGAATTCATTTGAATCAGTTCATGGGAAGCAGCTCAAGCATAGGTGCCAATAGAGTCAGAAATGTGTGCGTTGCCTTTCGAGCCGCTTCTGAGCAGAACAACCGTGCTGG GTGCTTGAGAGCGTTGGAGCTACTAGAACATGAGTACTGCTACCTCAAGAACAAACTGCATGAACTATTCCAG ATAGAGCAGCAGAGAGTACTGGCAGCTGGAGTGAGGTACCCAGTTCAAAACTAA
- the LOC120010365 gene encoding protein LURP-one-related 12-like, translating to MEAGLVVDKEFIYEEETHLTVLKTSIFFANDGFSVYDCKGALVFRVDSYGPDARDKGELVLMDPHGRCLLTVRRKRPSLHQRWEGFPGDGIDVRKPIFSVRRSSIIGRCSVTVEVYENPGEEYQIEGNFAQRSCTIYELTNKESVAEIRRKVDASTNVLLGKDVFCLSIKPGFDGAFAMALVLILDQINGDDDDDGDDIHVKESAAQVEPVTED from the exons ATGGAGGCCGGGTTGGTGGTCGATAAAGAGTTTATTTACGAAGAAGAGACCCATCTCACAGTCCTAAAGACCTCCATTTTCTTTGCCAACGATGGCTTCTCCGTGTACGATTGCAAGGGCGCGTTGGTGTTCCGGGTCGATTCGTACGGGCCCGATGCCCGAGACAAGGGCGAGCTGGTTCTGATGGACCCTCATGGCCGCTGTCTGCTAACCGTTCGACGAAAG aGGCCGAGTCTTCATCAACGGTGGGAGGGGTTTCCCGGGGACGGAATCGACGTTCGAAAGCCGATCTTCAGCGTACGGAGATCATCAATAATCGGACGGTGCAGCGTGACAGTGGAGGTGTACGAGAATCCAGGTGAGGAGTACCAGATTGAAGGAAACTTTGCCCAAAGATCATGTACTATTTACGAATTAACCAATAAGGAATCAGTGGCTGAGATTCGACGCAAAGTGGATGCCTCCACTAACGTGTTGCTTGGGAAGGACGTGTTCTGTCTGTCTATCAAACCGGGCTTTGATGGTGCCTTCGCCATGGCATTAGTGCTGATCCTTGATCAGATCAAcggagatgatgatgatgatggtgatgatatTCATGTAAAAGAGAGCGCGGCTCAGGTGGAACCGGTCACAGAGGATTAG
- the LOC120011279 gene encoding umecyanin-like, whose amino-acid sequence MARFVNVAVVVSFVSVVLMQCVAAQTVHVVGDSMGWTIPQSGAGAYDTWAASKTFRVGDILTFNFGAGDHDVLQVPKASYDGCTAANPIGNTITTAPANITITSAGDHYYICTFSQHCQFGQKLKITAVSSSPTPGGAPSPAYCPPDTTMPPAAHGPSPITPSPNSSSSTDLASIVVSFLSIVVGFGFIF is encoded by the exons ATGGCAAGATTTGTGAATGTGGCGGTTGTTGTTAGCTTTGTCTCGGTGGTTTTGATGCAATGTGTGGCGGCTCAAACGGTGCATGTGGTGGGAGATAGCATGGGATGGACCATTCCACAAAGCGGTGCCGGAGCATACGATACTTGGGCTGCTTCCAAGACATTCAGGGTTGGCGACATCCTAA CTTTCAACTTTGGTGCGGGCGATCATGATGTGCTACAAGTACCAAAAGCATCCTACGATGGATGCACTGCAGCAAACCCAATCGGAAACACCATCACAACCGCTCCTGCAAACATTACCATCACCTCTGCCGGGGACCATTACTACATCTGCACCTTCAGTCAGCACTGCCAATTCGGCCAGAAGCTTAAGATTACCGCCGTCTCATCCTCccccactcctggtggtgcccctTCACCGGCTTATTGCCCTCCTGATACAACAATGCCCCCCGCGGCCCATGGGCCCAGCCCAATTACCCCTTCTCCAAATTCTTCATCGTCCACTGATTTGGCTAGTATTGTGGTGTCCTTTTTGTCTATTGTTGTGGGATTTGGATTCATATTTTAA
- the LOC120010848 gene encoding glucan endo-1,3-beta-glucosidase 14-like: protein MGFSFLIHSLLISSLLFSNNFFSVHSFTGTYGVNYGRIADNLPSPEGVVTLLKAAKIKNTRIYDANHEVLTALKGSGIEIIVGLGNEYLKEISIGEDRAMNWIKENVQPYLPGTKIVGIAVGNEILGATDVELWEALLPAAKNVYSALSRLNLEKTVEVSSPNSEAVFANSFPPSSCVFREDVLVYMKPLLQFFSQIGSPFYINAYPFLAYKNDPEHIDIRYALFEKNPGIYDAKTNLHYSNMFEAQVDAAYAALEKAGFGKMDVIVSETGWASRGDENEAGATVKNARTYNHNLRKLLAKKKGSPYRPKRVLKAYVFALFNENLKPGPTSERNFGLFKPDGSISYDIGFTGLKDSSATSSRLLSFKGVGAHHGWFISSYMLVLTASAASLLLILTS from the exons ATGGGGTTCTCTTTTCTTATTCACAGTCTCCTCATCTCCTCTCTATTATTCTCCAACAATT TTTTTAGTGTTCATTCATTTACAGGAACCTATGGAGTAAACTATGGCAGGATTGCTGATAATTTACCTTCTCCCGAAGGCGTGGTGACACTACTTAAAGCTGCAAAGATAAAGAACACCAGAATCTACGACGCTAATCATGAAGTCCTTACAGCCTTAAAAGGTTCTGGTATCGAAATAATCGTTGGACTTGGCAATGAGTATTTGAAGGAGATTAGCATAGGCGAGGATCGCGCCATGAATTGGATAAAAGAAAATGTTCAGCCATACCTCCCTGGAACTAAAATCGTTGGAATTGCTGTTGGGAATGAAATTTTGGGGGCTACTGATGTGGAATTATGGGAAGCTCTGCTACCTGCAGCTAAGAATGTTTACAGTGCCTTATCTAGGCTGAATTTGGAGAAGACCGTTGAGGTCTCGAGCCCAAATTCAGAAGCTGTGTTTGCCAATTCATTTCCACCATCTTCTTGCGTATTCAGGGAAGATGTTCTTGTCTACATGAAGCCACTTCTACAGTTCTTCTCACAAATTGGTTCTCCATTTTACATAAATGCATATCCATTTCTAGCCTACAAGAATGATCCTGAACATATTGACATACGCTACGCTCTCTTCGAAAAAAATCCAGGGATTTACGATGCAAAGACTAATCTACATTACAGTAACATGTTTGAAGCTCAAGTTGATGCAGCATATGCCGCATTAGAGAAGGCTGGTTTTGGCAAGATGGATGTCATTGTTTCTGAAACAGGTTGGGCTTCTCGCGGGGATGAAAATGAAGCTGGCGCCACGGTTAAAAATGCGAGGACTTATAATCATAATCTGCGGAAACTGCTAGCCAAAAAGAAAGGAAGTCCTTACAGGCCTAAGAGAGTACTGAAGGCTTATGTGTTTGCATTGTTCAATGAGAATTTGAAGCCAGGGCCTACCTCTGAGAGAAACTTTGGATTGTTTAAACCAGATGGAAGCATTTCATATGATATTGGCTTCACTGGACTCAAGGACTCTTCGGCAACCTCATCGCGGCTTCTGTCTTTCAAG GGTGTTGGAGCTCATCATGGTTGGTTCATATCCTCGTACATGCTGGTTTTAACAGCCTCTGCTGCATCACTGCTCCTGATTCTAACCTCATGA
- the LOC120010849 gene encoding methyl-CpG-binding domain-containing protein 11-like isoform X4, with the protein MEVKEEVISVELPAPAAWKKMYFPKKGTPRKNEVMFIAPTGEEINNRKQLEQYLKSHLGNPSISEFDWGTGETPRRSARISEKVKATPTPEKEPPKKRGRKSVGSKKDYKEAEATPEKAEVEKEIQMKDADATKDANRNEDAKMGETDPEAFDKEVNIKDAVEETNPAIEGKETSLAEEPKSAIEIEVADAKVEDKPTEGAGAAGVTENGKEAAVVSEEKMSQTQTEKQKVNMASEKPQDNADGTTVEANGGSGKENPKGATTDYEKPSIEVNEKTKLMVGEAIENGKVGQMGQTDTPLQAGPSPVTC; encoded by the exons ATGGAGGTCAAGGAGGAGGTTATTTCGGTTGAGCTTCCAGCTCCTGCTgcttggaaaaaaatg TACTTTCCCAAGAAAGGCACCCCACGGAAGAATGAGGTAATGTTCATTGCGCCAACTGGAGAGGAGATTAATAATCGGAAACAATTGGAGCAGTACTTGAAGTCGCACCTTGGCAATCCTTCAATATCAGAGTTTGATTGGGGTACTGGTGAGACACCAAGGAGATCGGCCAGGATAAGTGAAAAGGTCAAGGCTACTCCTACTCCTGAAAAGGAGCCTCCAAAGAAGCGCGGCCGAAAGTCTGTGGGTTCAAAGAAGGATTACAAAGAAGCAGAAGCCACTCCTGAAAAG GCAGAGGTTGAGAAAGAAATCCAAATGAAAGATGCAGATGCAACTAAGGATGCAAACAGGAATGAAGATGCAAAAATGGGAGAAACTGATCCAGAGGCATTCGACAAGGAAGTTAATATCAAAGATGCTGTTGAGGAAACCAATCCTGCGATTGAGGGGAAAGAAACTTCCCTTGCTGAAGAACCCAAAAGTGCAATTGAAATTGAAGTGGCTGATGCAAAAGTGGAGGACAAACCTACTGAAGGAGCTGGTGCTGCTGGAGTGACTGAAAATGGAAAGGAAGCAGCTGTAGTCTCTGAAGAAAAGATGTCACAAACTCAGACTGAGAAACAGAAAGTGAACATGGCATCTGAGAAGCCACAGGACAACGCTGATGGAACAACCGTTGAAGCAAATGGTGGTTCAGGGAAAGAGAACCCTAAAGGAGCAACCACTGATTATGAGAAACCCAGCATTGAAGTGAACGAGAAGACAAAGCTAATGGTTGGAGAGGCGATAGAAAATGGCAAAGTTGGCCAGATGGGGCAAACTGATACCCCATTGCAGGCAGGTCCCTCCCCTGTGACTTGCTGA
- the LOC120010849 gene encoding methyl-CpG-binding domain-containing protein 11-like isoform X1, translated as MEVKEEVISVELPAPAAWKKMYFPKKGTPRKNEVMFIAPTGEEINNRKQLEQYLKSHLGNPSISEFDWGTGETPRRSARISEKVKATPTPEKEPPKKRGRKSVGSKKDYKEAEATPEKAEVEKEIQMKDADATKDANRNEDAKMGETDPEAFDKEAEASPEKAEVEKEIQMKDADATKDANRNEDAKMGETDPEAFDKEVNIKDAVEETNPAIEGKETSLAEEPKSAIEIEVADAKVEDKPTEGAGAAGVTENGKEAAVVSEEKMSQTQTEKQKVNMASEKPQDNADGTTVEANGGSGKENPKGATTDYEKPSIEVNEKTKLMVGEAIENGKVGQMGQTDTPLQAGPSPVTC; from the exons ATGGAGGTCAAGGAGGAGGTTATTTCGGTTGAGCTTCCAGCTCCTGCTgcttggaaaaaaatg TACTTTCCCAAGAAAGGCACCCCACGGAAGAATGAGGTAATGTTCATTGCGCCAACTGGAGAGGAGATTAATAATCGGAAACAATTGGAGCAGTACTTGAAGTCGCACCTTGGCAATCCTTCAATATCAGAGTTTGATTGGGGTACTGGTGAGACACCAAGGAGATCGGCCAGGATAAGTGAAAAGGTCAAGGCTACTCCTACTCCTGAAAAGGAGCCTCCAAAGAAGCGCGGCCGAAAGTCTGTGGGTTCAAAGAAGGATTACAAAGAAGCAGAAGCCACTCCTGAAAAGGCAGAGGTTGAGAAAGAAATCCAAATGAAAGATGCAGATGCAACTAAGGATGCAAACAGGAATGAAGATGCAAAAATGGGAGAAACTGATCCAGAGGCATTTGACAAGGAAGCAGAAGCCTCTCCTGAAAAGGCAGAGGTTGAGAAAGAAATCCAAATGAAAGATGCAGATGCAACTAAGGATGCAAACAGGAATGAAGATGCAAAAATGGGAGAAACTGATCCAGAGGCATTCGACAAGGAAGTTAATATCAAAGATGCTGTTGAGGAAACCAATCCTGCGATTGAGGGGAAAGAAACTTCCCTTGCTGAAGAACCCAAAAGTGCAATTGAAATTGAAGTGGCTGATGCAAAAGTGGAGGACAAACCTACTGAAGGAGCTGGTGCTGCTGGAGTGACTGAAAATGGAAAGGAAGCAGCTGTAGTCTCTGAAGAAAAGATGTCACAAACTCAGACTGAGAAACAGAAAGTGAACATGGCATCTGAGAAGCCACAGGACAACGCTGATGGAACAACCGTTGAAGCAAATGGTGGTTCAGGGAAAGAGAACCCTAAAGGAGCAACCACTGATTATGAGAAACCCAGCATTGAAGTGAACGAGAAGACAAAGCTAATGGTTGGAGAGGCGATAGAAAATGGCAAAGTTGGCCAGATGGGGCAAACTGATACCCCATTGCAGGCAGGTCCCTCCCCTGTGACTTGCTGA
- the LOC120010849 gene encoding methyl-CpG-binding domain-containing protein 11-like isoform X2 gives MEVKEEVISVELPAPAAWKKMYFPKKGTPRKNEVMFIAPTGEEINNRKQLEQYLKSHLGNPSISEFDWGTGETPRRSARISEKVKATPTPEKEPPKKRGRKSVGSKKDYKEAEATPEKAEVEKEIQMKDADATKDANRNEDAKMGETDPEAFDKEVNIKDAVEETNPAIEGKETSLAEEPKSAIEIEVADAKVEDKPTEGAGAAGVTENGKEAAVVSEEKMSQTQTEKQKVNMASEKPQDNADGTTVEANGGSGKENPKGATTDYEKPSIEVNEKTKLMVGEAIENGKVGQMGQTDTPLQAGPSPVTC, from the exons ATGGAGGTCAAGGAGGAGGTTATTTCGGTTGAGCTTCCAGCTCCTGCTgcttggaaaaaaatg TACTTTCCCAAGAAAGGCACCCCACGGAAGAATGAGGTAATGTTCATTGCGCCAACTGGAGAGGAGATTAATAATCGGAAACAATTGGAGCAGTACTTGAAGTCGCACCTTGGCAATCCTTCAATATCAGAGTTTGATTGGGGTACTGGTGAGACACCAAGGAGATCGGCCAGGATAAGTGAAAAGGTCAAGGCTACTCCTACTCCTGAAAAGGAGCCTCCAAAGAAGCGCGGCCGAAAGTCTGTGGGTTCAAAGAAGGATTACAAAGAAGCAGAAGCCACTCCTGAAAAGGCAGAGGTTGAGAAAGAAATCCAAATGAAAGATGCAGATGCAACTAAGGATGCAAACAGGAATGAAGATGCAAAAATGGGAGAAACTGATCCAGAG GCATTCGACAAGGAAGTTAATATCAAAGATGCTGTTGAGGAAACCAATCCTGCGATTGAGGGGAAAGAAACTTCCCTTGCTGAAGAACCCAAAAGTGCAATTGAAATTGAAGTGGCTGATGCAAAAGTGGAGGACAAACCTACTGAAGGAGCTGGTGCTGCTGGAGTGACTGAAAATGGAAAGGAAGCAGCTGTAGTCTCTGAAGAAAAGATGTCACAAACTCAGACTGAGAAACAGAAAGTGAACATGGCATCTGAGAAGCCACAGGACAACGCTGATGGAACAACCGTTGAAGCAAATGGTGGTTCAGGGAAAGAGAACCCTAAAGGAGCAACCACTGATTATGAGAAACCCAGCATTGAAGTGAACGAGAAGACAAAGCTAATGGTTGGAGAGGCGATAGAAAATGGCAAAGTTGGCCAGATGGGGCAAACTGATACCCCATTGCAGGCAGGTCCCTCCCCTGTGACTTGCTGA
- the LOC120010849 gene encoding methyl-CpG-binding domain-containing protein 11-like isoform X3, with protein MEVKEEVISVELPAPAAWKKMYFPKKGTPRKNEVMFIAPTGEEINNRKQLEQYLKSHLGNPSISEFDWGTGETPRRSARISEKVKATPTPEKEPPKKRGRKSVGSKKDYKEAEATPEKAEVEKEIQMKDADATKDANRNEDAKMGETDPEAFDKEVNIKDAVEETNPAIEGKETSLAEEPKSAIEIEVADAKVEDKPTEGAGAAGVTENGKEAAVVSEEKMSQTQTEKQKVNMASEKPQDNADGTTVEANGGSGKENPKGATTDYEKPSIEVNEKTKLMVGEAIENGKVGQMGQTDTPLQAGPSPVTC; from the exons ATGGAGGTCAAGGAGGAGGTTATTTCGGTTGAGCTTCCAGCTCCTGCTgcttggaaaaaaatg TACTTTCCCAAGAAAGGCACCCCACGGAAGAATGAGGTAATGTTCATTGCGCCAACTGGAGAGGAGATTAATAATCGGAAACAATTGGAGCAGTACTTGAAGTCGCACCTTGGCAATCCTTCAATATCAGAGTTTGATTGGGGTACTGGTGAGACACCAAGGAGATCGGCCAGGATAAGTGAAAAGGTCAAGGCTACTCCTACTCCTGAAAAGGAGCCTCCAAAGAAGCGCGGCCGAAAGTCTGTGGGTTCAAAGAAGGATTACAAAGAAGCAGAAGCCACTCCTGAAAAGGCAGAG GTTGAGAAAGAAATCCAAATGAAAGATGCAGATGCAACTAAGGATGCAAACAGGAATGAAGATGCAAAAATGGGAGAAACTGATCCAGAGGCATTCGACAAGGAAGTTAATATCAAAGATGCTGTTGAGGAAACCAATCCTGCGATTGAGGGGAAAGAAACTTCCCTTGCTGAAGAACCCAAAAGTGCAATTGAAATTGAAGTGGCTGATGCAAAAGTGGAGGACAAACCTACTGAAGGAGCTGGTGCTGCTGGAGTGACTGAAAATGGAAAGGAAGCAGCTGTAGTCTCTGAAGAAAAGATGTCACAAACTCAGACTGAGAAACAGAAAGTGAACATGGCATCTGAGAAGCCACAGGACAACGCTGATGGAACAACCGTTGAAGCAAATGGTGGTTCAGGGAAAGAGAACCCTAAAGGAGCAACCACTGATTATGAGAAACCCAGCATTGAAGTGAACGAGAAGACAAAGCTAATGGTTGGAGAGGCGATAGAAAATGGCAAAGTTGGCCAGATGGGGCAAACTGATACCCCATTGCAGGCAGGTCCCTCCCCTGTGACTTGCTGA